The following proteins are encoded in a genomic region of Oncorhynchus masou masou isolate Uvic2021 chromosome 19, UVic_Omas_1.1, whole genome shotgun sequence:
- the LOC135505538 gene encoding uncharacterized protein C14orf132-like, whose protein sequence is MDLSFMAAQSVMAGAFMDSSPNDDYSTDHSLFNSSASVHAASMAAHDQPEREPMSRDAIWLWIAITATIGNIVVVGVVYAFTF, encoded by the coding sequence TCTGTAATGGCGGGGGCCTTCATGGACTCGTCACCCAACGATGACTACAGCACGGACCACTCCCTCTTCAACTCCTCAGCCAGCGTCCACGCGGCCTCCATGGCAGCCCATGACCAGCCGGAGAGGGAGCCCATGTCCCGCGACGCCATCTGGCTTTGGATTGCCATCACCGCCACCATTGGGAACATTGTGGTTGTGGGAGTGGTGTACGCCTTCACTTTCTGA